From Granulicella sp. WH15, the proteins below share one genomic window:
- a CDS encoding cupin domain-containing protein — protein MKILGNAERGCKRGPANWFTGEVWMDSVVEPTPPSRAQGVLVTFAPGGRTAWHTHPVGQTLYVVSGIGWVQLQGEAARVIRAGDVVVIGPGEVHWHGAEKSRTMVHLAMQEANETGVNVVWGEPVTEEQYALVSDQHAEQ, from the coding sequence ATGAAGATTCTTGGCAATGCGGAGCGGGGCTGTAAGCGGGGACCGGCCAACTGGTTCACCGGCGAGGTGTGGATGGACTCGGTGGTGGAGCCGACGCCGCCGTCGCGGGCGCAGGGGGTGCTGGTGACGTTCGCTCCGGGTGGGCGGACGGCGTGGCACACGCACCCGGTGGGGCAGACGCTGTATGTTGTCTCGGGGATCGGGTGGGTGCAGTTGCAGGGGGAGGCGGCGAGGGTGATCCGTGCGGGGGATGTGGTGGTGATCGGTCCGGGGGAGGTGCATTGGCATGGTGCGGAGAAGAGCCGTACGATGGTGCATCTGGCGATGCAGGAGGCCAACGAGACCGGGGTAAACGTGGTGTGGGGAGAGCCGGTGACGGAAGAGCAGTACGCACTTGTTTCCGACCAGCACGCGGAGCAGTAA
- a CDS encoding iron-sulfur cluster assembly protein, with protein MLTEQTIRTILRDCYDPEIPLNIIDLGLVQSISLAEDHDAPGAGIPGVPPRFRVEIALIATTQDEAPQAQLTAQIANRLAGLPELSRTSIHLAETPEWSPALITPEGRRILKLDQPVFPILNNRAR; from the coding sequence ATGCTCACCGAACAGACAATCCGCACCATCCTGCGCGACTGCTACGACCCCGAGATTCCCCTGAACATCATCGACCTCGGCCTCGTCCAGTCGATCTCTCTCGCCGAAGACCACGACGCTCCCGGAGCCGGAATCCCCGGCGTCCCCCCGCGCTTCCGCGTCGAGATCGCCCTTATCGCCACCACGCAGGACGAAGCCCCGCAAGCCCAGCTCACCGCCCAGATCGCCAACCGGCTAGCCGGTCTGCCCGAGCTTTCCCGCACCTCCATCCACCTGGCCGAGACCCCCGAGTGGAGCCCCGCGCTCATCACCCCCGAGGGCCGCCGCATCCTCAAGCTCGACCAGCCCGTCTTTCCCATCCTCAATAACAGAGCCAGATAG
- a CDS encoding class I SAM-dependent methyltransferase, with amino-acid sequence MARKPRPTAKIPTEPVYPFDQIHGTDTGGLIPASALHVGHPNDRHITAYYGVAPSILDTLIDHWLESRPVFPIDRYTFLDIGAGKGRAMLVASLHPFHRVLGVELNPHLAAIARTNIAVFPASASPLAPVSLIEGDALAAELPDTPTVAFLFHPFEAPVLRRFLARVTQAFRDRPGHFDLLYVNAEHATVIDQHPGFTRVYAGTVPMSTDDHLADLAAIATQTEYGSTGDEICAIYRFTGGN; translated from the coding sequence ATGGCCCGCAAACCCCGCCCCACCGCCAAGATCCCCACCGAACCCGTCTACCCCTTCGACCAGATCCACGGCACCGACACCGGCGGCCTCATCCCGGCGTCGGCCCTGCACGTCGGCCACCCCAACGACCGCCACATCACCGCCTACTACGGCGTCGCCCCATCCATTCTGGACACGCTCATCGACCACTGGCTTGAGTCCCGGCCCGTCTTCCCCATCGACCGCTACACCTTCCTCGACATCGGCGCGGGCAAGGGCCGCGCCATGCTGGTGGCCTCGCTGCACCCCTTCCACCGCGTCCTCGGCGTCGAGCTGAACCCGCATCTGGCCGCCATCGCCCGCACCAACATCGCCGTCTTCCCCGCGTCCGCCAGCCCGCTCGCCCCCGTCTCCCTCATCGAGGGCGACGCGCTCGCCGCCGAGCTGCCCGACACCCCCACCGTCGCCTTCCTCTTCCACCCGTTTGAAGCGCCGGTCCTGCGCCGCTTCCTCGCCCGCGTCACGCAGGCCTTCCGCGACCGCCCCGGCCACTTCGACCTGCTCTACGTCAACGCCGAGCACGCCACGGTCATCGACCAGCACCCCGGCTTCACCCGCGTCTACGCGGGCACGGTCCCCATGTCCACAGACGACCACTTGGCCGACCTCGCCGCCATCGCCACCCAGACCGAGTACGGCTCCACCGGCGACGAGATCTGCGCCATCTACCGCTTCACCGGCGGCAATTAG
- the tsaE gene encoding tRNA (adenosine(37)-N6)-threonylcarbamoyltransferase complex ATPase subunit type 1 TsaE produces MKEYVREKRLKTRSEAGTLALAQMISELLAAPKIVVLTGEMGVGKTTLVKGWVEALGMGRAGEVTSPTFSLMHEYTSKSGKKLYHLDLYRLETERELATVGLEEIAEEPGALVLVEWGEQFASVMERADAVIVMEPLEGDERSFLLRWTDR; encoded by the coding sequence ATGAAGGAGTACGTTCGCGAAAAGCGGTTGAAGACACGGTCGGAGGCGGGGACGTTGGCGCTGGCGCAGATGATCTCGGAGCTGCTGGCGGCTCCTAAGATTGTGGTGCTGACGGGCGAGATGGGTGTGGGCAAGACGACGCTGGTGAAGGGCTGGGTGGAGGCGCTGGGGATGGGCCGCGCGGGCGAGGTAACCAGCCCGACGTTTTCGCTGATGCACGAGTACACGTCGAAGTCGGGGAAGAAGCTGTATCACCTGGATCTTTACCGGCTGGAGACGGAGCGGGAGCTGGCGACGGTGGGGCTGGAGGAGATCGCCGAAGAGCCGGGCGCGCTGGTGCTGGTGGAGTGGGGCGAGCAGTTCGCCTCGGTGATGGAGCGGGCCGACGCGGTGATCGTGATGGAGCCGCTCGAGGGTGATGAGCGGAGCTTTTTGCTGCGGTGGACGGACCGTTAG
- a CDS encoding NAD(P)H-hydrate dehydratase: MKILTAAEMGAADRRTVEAGIPIRELMEAAGAAVARFCLTEYPQAARVMVLCGKGNNGGDGMVAARLLAGEGVGVRVLLAGKKAEVRGDAAEALAALLDSTSEEVVEELDEGFDAEILEALLEEADLLLDAVVGTGFKPPLRGMAALLRDAVEAVAVPVVAVDVPSGWDADAVVETVEGAFRADAVVTFTAPKLAHVFGHLTADVFGPVAVAEIGSPEEAVVSENGLAWAGASKEISEVPRSISTNKGRFGHILVVGGSYGTAGAPSMASVAALRAGAGLVTAAVPGSVLPTVAAVAPELMFRALDEVAGAAALSNLEDAVLAELLKGIKVIALGPGLSTRGEASEFARALVAKTTLPIVIDADALNAFAGHAELLKAATAGGRTVVLTPHPGEMARLAGMTVPEVEADRVGLARRFAAEHGVTLVLKGWRTLIAHPDGRVAVNTSGNPAMAKGGSGDILTGIVAACLGQWPEDVARAVETAVYVHGLAGDFAAHAMDEKTVLAMDTVHHLSDAYRYRAGDGEGMVWLTGIRKKKEEQQG, encoded by the coding sequence TTGAAGATATTGACGGCAGCAGAGATGGGCGCGGCGGATCGCCGGACGGTCGAGGCCGGAATCCCGATTCGTGAGTTGATGGAGGCCGCCGGAGCAGCCGTGGCACGGTTCTGCCTGACCGAGTACCCGCAGGCGGCGCGGGTGATGGTGCTCTGCGGCAAGGGCAACAACGGCGGCGACGGCATGGTGGCGGCGCGGCTGCTGGCCGGTGAGGGTGTCGGCGTGCGCGTGCTGCTGGCGGGCAAGAAGGCCGAGGTGCGCGGCGACGCGGCGGAGGCGTTGGCCGCGCTGCTGGATTCCACCTCAGAGGAGGTGGTCGAGGAGCTAGACGAGGGCTTCGACGCGGAGATTTTAGAAGCATTGCTGGAGGAGGCCGACCTGCTGCTGGACGCGGTGGTGGGGACGGGGTTCAAGCCGCCGCTGCGGGGAATGGCCGCGCTGCTGCGGGACGCGGTGGAGGCGGTCGCGGTGCCGGTGGTGGCGGTCGATGTGCCCAGCGGCTGGGACGCGGACGCGGTGGTGGAGACGGTCGAGGGGGCCTTTCGGGCCGACGCGGTGGTGACCTTCACCGCGCCCAAGCTGGCGCACGTCTTCGGGCACCTGACGGCCGATGTCTTCGGACCGGTGGCGGTGGCCGAGATCGGCTCGCCCGAGGAGGCGGTGGTCTCGGAGAACGGGCTGGCGTGGGCTGGGGCTTCGAAGGAGATTTCAGAGGTTCCGCGCTCGATCAGCACGAATAAAGGGCGTTTCGGGCACATCTTGGTAGTTGGTGGCAGCTACGGCACGGCGGGAGCGCCGTCGATGGCGTCGGTTGCGGCGTTGCGGGCTGGCGCGGGGTTGGTGACAGCGGCGGTGCCGGGGAGCGTGTTGCCGACGGTCGCGGCGGTGGCTCCGGAGCTGATGTTTCGGGCGCTCGATGAGGTGGCTGGAGCGGCGGCGCTGTCGAATCTCGAAGACGCCGTGCTGGCGGAGCTGCTCAAGGGGATCAAGGTGATCGCGCTGGGGCCGGGGCTTTCGACGCGTGGTGAGGCGTCGGAGTTTGCGCGGGCGCTGGTGGCGAAGACGACGCTGCCCATCGTGATCGACGCCGATGCGTTGAACGCGTTTGCAGGGCACGCGGAGCTGCTGAAGGCCGCGACAGCCGGGGGCAGGACGGTGGTGCTGACGCCGCATCCCGGCGAGATGGCGCGGCTGGCGGGGATGACGGTGCCGGAGGTCGAGGCGGATCGTGTGGGGCTGGCGCGGCGGTTTGCCGCCGAGCACGGCGTGACGCTGGTGCTGAAGGGCTGGCGCACGCTGATCGCGCACCCGGACGGGCGCGTGGCCGTGAATACGTCGGGTAATCCGGCGATGGCCAAGGGCGGCAGCGGCGATATCCTGACGGGCATCGTGGCGGCTTGTCTGGGACAGTGGCCCGAGGACGTGGCCCGCGCCGTGGAGACGGCGGTATACGTGCACGGGCTGGCCGGGGATTTTGCGGCGCACGCCATGGACGAAAAGACGGTGCTGGCGATGGATACGGTGCATCACCTGAGCGACGCGTACCGCTACCGCGCGGGCGACGGCGAGGGGATGGTCTGGCTGACGGGCATCAGAAAGAAGAAAGAGGAGCAACAGGGATGA
- a CDS encoding penicillin-binding transpeptidase domain-containing protein has product MASSPVLVLAAMVLCLLGGGAEAMGMTRTQVGATHRRAVSAGAARGRVASRATGRRATHTARAAAPARGGRAVGRASRQASSRTVVVVRGRGRHGRGARVVTVSRRARYSERFYASSFADVDNLTQGDVTAGEDPIVRAAAIEALGNMNGTALAIDPATGRILAMVNQKLALSHGAEPCSTIKLTVALAALQEGIVTKDTPVALGGGYRLTLTEALAHSNNLYFETLGRALGFERVKHYANQLGLGELAGYNIQGEQLGTYPDQELPRALGGVGRMCSFGESVSMTPLQLGAIVTAIANGGTLYYLQHPQTAGELVSFEPRVKRTLDIGKLIPEMKVGMQAATQYGTARSLRANFNEFPVMGKTGTCSNNGTRFGWFGSYADTPNGRIVTVIFLEGGRPTFGPKAAELTGQFYRALYDKSYFTPKNGTPAVAGTLASK; this is encoded by the coding sequence TTGGCTTCTTCTCCGGTGCTGGTGTTGGCTGCGATGGTGTTATGCCTGCTCGGCGGCGGTGCCGAGGCTATGGGGATGACCAGGACGCAGGTGGGCGCGACGCATCGGCGGGCGGTCTCGGCGGGAGCAGCGCGAGGCCGTGTCGCCAGCCGGGCCACGGGGCGACGCGCGACCCATACGGCTAGGGCGGCGGCTCCAGCGCGGGGCGGGCGGGCAGTGGGGCGTGCCTCCAGACAAGCTTCCAGCCGTACTGTAGTGGTGGTTCGAGGACGCGGACGCCATGGCCGTGGCGCGCGGGTGGTTACGGTCTCGCGGCGGGCGCGGTACTCGGAGCGGTTCTATGCCAGCTCTTTCGCGGATGTGGACAATCTGACCCAGGGCGATGTGACGGCGGGCGAAGATCCGATCGTCCGCGCTGCGGCGATTGAGGCGCTGGGCAATATGAACGGCACTGCGCTCGCGATTGACCCCGCGACCGGACGGATTCTGGCGATGGTGAACCAGAAGCTGGCTCTCTCGCACGGCGCGGAGCCCTGCTCGACCATCAAGCTGACGGTGGCGCTGGCGGCTTTGCAGGAAGGCATTGTTACCAAGGACACGCCGGTAGCTCTGGGCGGCGGCTATCGCCTGACCCTGACTGAAGCGCTGGCACACTCGAACAACCTTTACTTTGAGACACTTGGCCGCGCTCTGGGTTTTGAGCGGGTGAAGCACTACGCCAACCAACTGGGGCTGGGAGAGCTGGCAGGGTACAACATTCAGGGCGAGCAGCTTGGCACGTATCCCGACCAGGAGCTGCCTCGGGCGCTGGGCGGAGTGGGGCGCATGTGCTCGTTCGGCGAGAGCGTCAGCATGACTCCGTTGCAACTGGGCGCTATCGTTACGGCGATTGCCAATGGAGGCACGCTGTACTACTTGCAGCACCCGCAGACGGCTGGGGAACTGGTCTCCTTCGAGCCCAGGGTGAAGCGGACTCTGGATATCGGTAAGCTGATTCCGGAGATGAAGGTGGGGATGCAGGCCGCGACTCAGTACGGCACGGCACGGAGCCTCAGGGCCAACTTCAATGAGTTTCCGGTGATGGGCAAGACCGGGACCTGCTCGAACAACGGGACGCGGTTTGGGTGGTTCGGCTCGTACGCGGACACGCCGAACGGGCGCATTGTGACGGTAATCTTCCTCGAGGGCGGGCGGCCGACCTTCGGCCCCAAGGCTGCGGAGCTGACCGGCCAGTTCTACCGGGCGCTCTACGACAAGAGCTACTTCACCCCGAAGAATGGGACTCCAGCCGTGGCTGGGACGTTAGCCTCGAAGTAG
- the ftsZ gene encoding cell division protein FtsZ, with product MSYPTHDAEMPDDLRIQYQDEMPRGARIKVIGVGGGGNNAVNRMIAAKVEGVEFIAANTDVQALQVSNAPVKLQLGVKLTMGLGAGSNPDVGRRAALEDSDKIIEALEGADMVFVTAGLGGGTGTGAAPVIASLASEMGALTVAVVTRPFSFEGKRRMMQAERGMQELLDSVDTVIVIPNEKLLAVAKDAGFFESFRIADDVLRQGVQGISDIITIPGVINRDFADVRTTMAGMGYAVMGTASRSGQNRAVDAAVAAMASPLLEEGAIDGARGILINITGSSSLKLNEVNEASTIIQNAAHEDANIIFGAVLDETMGDEVKITVIATGFRQPDDAPQMRRERMLSEPTLPTIRYEVPIQPRVAPRAETPSPASSPAREPVQTQTVVAPAAPVASVASVEPVAAVAVAEPEPVAEAVVPVVVAAPVRPVEPELVPVPSSVFDDDFFRGRRGEAAGVAEEGRLPAPRGIDHDISRPLRVQYAETASSSYAEAAMEASRPAYAVPAEEHGATDELDIPAFLRRGN from the coding sequence ATGTCCTACCCGACCCACGACGCCGAGATGCCCGACGACCTTCGTATTCAGTACCAGGATGAGATGCCGCGTGGAGCGCGGATCAAGGTAATCGGCGTCGGCGGCGGCGGCAACAACGCGGTCAACCGCATGATCGCGGCCAAGGTCGAGGGCGTCGAGTTCATCGCGGCCAATACGGACGTGCAGGCGCTGCAGGTGTCGAATGCGCCGGTGAAGCTGCAACTGGGCGTGAAGCTGACGATGGGACTGGGCGCGGGCTCGAACCCGGACGTGGGACGGCGCGCGGCGCTTGAGGATTCCGACAAGATCATCGAGGCGCTCGAGGGCGCGGACATGGTCTTTGTGACGGCGGGCCTGGGCGGCGGCACGGGCACGGGCGCGGCCCCGGTGATCGCTTCGCTGGCCAGCGAGATGGGCGCGCTGACGGTGGCAGTGGTGACCCGGCCGTTCTCGTTCGAGGGCAAGCGCCGCATGATGCAGGCCGAGCGCGGAATGCAGGAGCTGCTCGACTCGGTGGATACAGTGATCGTGATCCCGAACGAGAAGCTGCTGGCCGTGGCCAAGGACGCGGGCTTCTTCGAGTCGTTCCGCATCGCGGATGACGTGCTGCGCCAGGGCGTGCAGGGCATCTCGGACATCATCACGATTCCGGGCGTCATCAACCGCGACTTTGCCGACGTGCGTACGACAATGGCGGGCATGGGCTACGCGGTGATGGGTACGGCGAGCCGCAGCGGGCAGAACCGGGCAGTCGATGCGGCGGTGGCCGCGATGGCGTCGCCTCTGCTCGAAGAGGGCGCGATCGACGGCGCGCGCGGCATCCTGATTAACATTACGGGCTCCAGCAGCCTGAAGCTGAACGAGGTGAACGAGGCCTCGACGATCATCCAGAACGCGGCGCACGAGGATGCGAACATCATCTTCGGCGCGGTGCTGGACGAGACGATGGGCGACGAGGTGAAGATCACCGTGATCGCGACCGGGTTCCGCCAGCCGGACGACGCCCCGCAGATGCGGCGCGAGCGGATGCTGTCGGAGCCGACGCTGCCGACGATCCGGTACGAGGTGCCGATCCAGCCGCGTGTGGCTCCGCGGGCCGAGACGCCGAGCCCTGCTTCGAGTCCAGCCAGAGAGCCGGTCCAGACCCAGACTGTGGTGGCACCCGCTGCGCCCGTTGCCTCGGTAGCGTCAGTGGAGCCGGTCGCCGCCGTTGCGGTCGCCGAGCCGGAGCCGGTTGCGGAGGCAGTTGTGCCGGTGGTTGTGGCGGCTCCCGTCCGCCCGGTCGAGCCGGAGCTGGTTCCGGTGCCGTCCTCGGTCTTCGACGACGATTTCTTCAGGGGCCGTCGCGGCGAGGCCGCCGGAGTGGCCGAGGAGGGCCGTCTCCCGGCTCCGCGCGGGATCGACCATGACATTTCGCGCCCTTTGCGCGTCCAATATGCGGAGACAGCTTCCTCTTCCTACGCCGAGGCGGCGATGGAGGCGTCGCGCCCGGCCTACGCGGTCCCCGCGGAAGAGCATGGGGCGACCGATGAGCTGGATATCCCGGCATTTCTGCGCAGGGGCAACTGA
- a CDS encoding cupin domain-containing protein has product MKANETEAVSRRSFLGAAAAALSAGAMFAPQAFAQSASEIRKGEANHSADNPGPINRRLAEENPNSSLSPFTDRGDVSPFWYSFDLSHRRVQDGGWTRQVTQKELPSSQDIAGVNMRLTAGSYRELHWHTANEWAFMLYGNARVTVLNPDGTIFIGDVSKGDLWYFPAGYPHSIQGLGPDGCEFLLVFDQGTFSEYQTFLISDWLVHTPGEVLAKNLRLSEAALAKLPDDELYIFPGTLPGSVEDDRRAVGGKAVESKIDYTFRMEAMKPTAEDAGGNVKVVDSAVFPESKGIAAALVTVKPGGMRELHWHPNASEWQYYIQGSGRMTVFASSGKARTTDFNANDVGFIPAVAGHYIENTGSEDLVFLETFKSAYYADFSLNQWIRRLPPLIAKEHLHLDQAELKSVPEQSLKIIAK; this is encoded by the coding sequence ATGAAGGCGAATGAGACAGAGGCGGTAAGCAGAAGGTCATTTTTAGGCGCGGCTGCGGCTGCGTTGAGCGCGGGTGCGATGTTTGCTCCGCAGGCGTTTGCACAGAGCGCGAGCGAGATACGCAAGGGCGAGGCCAACCACTCGGCCGATAACCCGGGGCCGATCAACCGGCGTCTGGCGGAGGAGAATCCGAACTCGTCTCTGTCGCCGTTTACTGATCGCGGCGACGTCTCGCCGTTCTGGTACTCGTTCGATCTCTCGCACCGGCGCGTGCAGGACGGCGGCTGGACCCGGCAGGTGACGCAGAAGGAGCTGCCCTCGTCGCAGGATATCGCGGGCGTGAACATGCGGCTGACCGCGGGCAGCTATCGCGAGCTGCACTGGCACACGGCCAATGAGTGGGCCTTCATGCTCTACGGCAACGCGCGCGTGACGGTGCTGAACCCCGATGGAACGATCTTCATTGGCGACGTGAGCAAGGGCGATCTGTGGTACTTTCCTGCGGGCTATCCGCACTCGATCCAGGGGCTGGGGCCGGATGGATGCGAGTTCCTGCTGGTCTTCGACCAGGGCACTTTTTCCGAGTACCAGACCTTCCTCATCTCCGACTGGCTGGTCCATACGCCGGGCGAGGTGCTGGCGAAGAACCTGCGACTTTCGGAGGCCGCGCTGGCGAAGTTGCCGGACGATGAGCTGTACATCTTTCCGGGCACGCTGCCCGGCTCGGTGGAAGATGACCGGCGCGCGGTGGGCGGCAAGGCGGTGGAGTCGAAGATCGACTACACCTTCCGGATGGAGGCGATGAAGCCGACGGCCGAGGATGCGGGCGGCAATGTGAAGGTGGTGGACTCGGCGGTCTTTCCGGAGTCGAAGGGGATTGCGGCGGCGCTGGTGACGGTGAAGCCGGGCGGGATGCGCGAGCTGCACTGGCACCCGAACGCCTCGGAGTGGCAGTACTACATCCAAGGCTCGGGGCGCATGACGGTGTTTGCGTCTTCGGGCAAGGCGCGGACGACGGACTTCAACGCGAACGATGTGGGGTTCATTCCGGCGGTCGCAGGGCACTATATCGAGAACACGGGGAGCGAGGACCTGGTGTTTCTGGAGACGTTCAAGAGTGCGTACTATGCGGACTTTTCGCTGAATCAGTGGATTCGGCGGCTGCCTCCGCTGATCGCGAAGGAGCATCTGCATCTGGATCAGGCGGAGTTGAAGAGTGTGCCGGAGCAGAGCCTGAAGATCATTGCTAAGTAA
- a CDS encoding LysR substrate-binding domain-containing protein: MELRHLRSFVAVADELNFTRASERLHVSQPALTAHIQELESELGVQLLERNRRGVKLTPAGMVFRRDAGSILQKLIEAEKTAQQVARGEAGHLRIAFVASAAIHLVPSIVMEFRRLYPAVTLELLNLRTVEQIARLEEGRLDAGFLRLPVTSKRLEIMPIHKEPFVLVMPLGHRLAAKPGFRPEDAEGEEFLAYGRQWAPAFFDTWTAIFESCGVTPRIVQETGEMGTLLALVAAGAGIAVVPRGLVKKSGETLVMRDLPPRSPSSVIGFACRAGERTPLLTKLGALSRTMGRRASKED, encoded by the coding sequence ATGGAGCTTCGTCATCTCAGGTCGTTCGTTGCGGTGGCGGACGAGCTGAACTTTACGCGTGCGTCGGAGCGGCTGCACGTCTCGCAGCCCGCATTAACGGCGCATATTCAGGAGCTTGAGAGCGAGCTTGGGGTGCAGCTTTTAGAACGTAACCGTCGTGGTGTCAAATTGACTCCGGCGGGAATGGTCTTTCGGCGCGATGCCGGGTCGATCCTGCAAAAGCTGATCGAAGCGGAGAAGACGGCGCAGCAGGTAGCGCGGGGCGAGGCCGGGCATCTGCGGATCGCGTTCGTGGCCTCGGCTGCGATCCACCTGGTGCCCTCGATCGTGATGGAGTTTCGCAGGCTGTATCCGGCGGTGACGCTGGAGCTGCTGAACCTGCGCACGGTGGAGCAGATTGCGCGGCTCGAAGAGGGCAGGCTGGACGCGGGTTTTCTGCGTCTGCCGGTGACGTCCAAGCGGCTGGAGATTATGCCGATCCACAAAGAGCCGTTCGTGTTGGTGATGCCGCTCGGCCATCGTCTGGCGGCGAAGCCGGGGTTTCGTCCGGAGGATGCCGAGGGCGAGGAGTTTCTGGCCTACGGCAGGCAGTGGGCTCCGGCGTTCTTCGATACGTGGACGGCGATCTTTGAGAGCTGCGGAGTAACGCCGCGCATCGTGCAGGAGACCGGCGAGATGGGCACTCTGCTGGCCCTGGTGGCGGCTGGCGCGGGCATCGCCGTGGTGCCGCGCGGGCTGGTGAAGAAGAGCGGAGAGACGCTGGTCATGCGGGATCTGCCGCCGCGTTCGCCCAGCTCGGTGATCGGCTTTGCCTGCCGCGCGGGAGAGCGGACGCCGCTGCTGACGAAGCTGGGCGCGCTGTCGCGGACGATGGGACGGAGAGCTTCGAAGGAAGATTGA
- the ftsA gene encoding cell division protein FtsA, whose amino-acid sequence MKPNVDNLITVLDAGSAKSFVLVAEVQDGVLRYRGHGVEASKGMRKGLIADLGPAAEAINKAALTAERAAKATIETAVVGIGGTHVRGINSRGGISMGNRMREITRDEVRAAVDRARSVALPPDREVLHLLPQEFILDDQAGIHDPVGMVGNRLEVNLHLSTCSGGAAQSVITCANRAGLEVYDTVYEGIAAAEAVLSADERELGVCVADIGASTTELAVFFEGSIAHTAVLPIGGDHFTNDLAVGLHVSVEEAEQLKQMYGNCVVTSVPQLAEIEVGGSLTTGGISGGAQQSRLVRQRFLAEILEPRARELFTMLRDNLRAGGVLEALGAGCVLTGGGAHLVGLLDNAESLLRVPARVGAPVPLSRMPQELVRPEYAAAIGMLLYTHRTQIRRASEEMGLKAKLKAIFAGSF is encoded by the coding sequence ATGAAGCCGAATGTAGACAATCTGATTACCGTGCTCGACGCTGGCAGCGCCAAGAGCTTTGTGCTGGTGGCCGAGGTACAGGATGGCGTACTGCGGTATCGCGGCCACGGCGTCGAGGCGTCGAAGGGGATGCGCAAGGGCTTGATCGCCGACCTGGGGCCTGCTGCCGAGGCGATCAACAAGGCCGCTCTGACGGCGGAGCGCGCGGCCAAGGCGACGATTGAGACGGCGGTGGTCGGCATCGGTGGAACCCACGTGCGCGGGATCAACTCGCGCGGCGGCATCAGCATGGGCAACCGTATGCGCGAGATTACGCGCGACGAGGTGAGGGCCGCGGTGGATCGGGCGCGCTCGGTGGCGCTGCCGCCGGACCGTGAGGTGCTGCACCTGTTGCCGCAGGAGTTCATTCTCGACGACCAGGCGGGGATCCACGATCCGGTGGGCATGGTGGGGAACCGGCTGGAGGTGAACCTGCACCTCTCGACCTGCTCGGGCGGCGCGGCGCAGAGCGTGATTACGTGCGCGAACCGCGCAGGGCTTGAGGTCTACGACACGGTGTACGAGGGGATCGCGGCGGCTGAGGCGGTGCTCTCGGCTGACGAACGCGAGCTGGGCGTGTGTGTGGCCGATATCGGAGCGAGCACGACCGAGCTGGCGGTCTTCTTCGAAGGCTCCATCGCACATACGGCGGTGCTACCCATCGGCGGCGATCACTTTACGAACGACCTTGCGGTCGGGCTGCACGTCTCGGTCGAAGAGGCCGAGCAGCTGAAGCAGATGTATGGAAACTGCGTGGTCACCTCAGTGCCGCAACTGGCGGAGATCGAGGTCGGCGGCAGCCTGACGACGGGCGGCATCTCGGGCGGCGCGCAGCAGTCGCGGCTGGTGCGGCAGCGGTTTCTGGCGGAGATTCTGGAGCCGCGTGCGCGGGAGCTGTTTACGATGCTGCGCGATAATCTGCGCGCGGGCGGCGTGCTGGAGGCGCTGGGCGCGGGCTGTGTATTGACCGGCGGCGGTGCGCACCTGGTGGGCCTGCTCGACAACGCGGAGAGCCTGCTGCGGGTGCCTGCACGGGTGGGCGCGCCGGTGCCGCTGAGCCGTATGCCGCAGGAGCTGGTGCGGCCGGAGTACGCGGCGGCCATCGGGATGCTGCTCTATACGCATCGCACACAGATTCGGCGGGCCAGCGAAGAGATGGGCCTGAAGGCCAAGCTGAAGGCGATCTTCGCGGGCAGCTTCTAA